In one Triplophysa dalaica isolate WHDGS20190420 chromosome 9, ASM1584641v1, whole genome shotgun sequence genomic region, the following are encoded:
- the lamtor1 gene encoding ragulator complex protein LAMTOR1 → MGCCYSSESETTEQDVNERKPLIDPNQDRKPTNGMERNTDSLPSNRTDEQAQLTGILQRTALNIIDVSAVDSQGMEQHEYMDRARQYSTKLEVLSRTLSQKKPVPLPSLTSQPHQVLAADLVPFSDVQQVSKIAAYAYSAISQIKVDAKEELVVQFAIP, encoded by the exons GATGTAAATGAGCGGAAGCCTTTGATTGACCCAAATCAAGACCGAAAACCAACCAATGGCATGGAGCGAAACACAGACAGCCTGCCGTCCAACCGCACAGACGAGCAGGCTCAACTAACTGGCATTCTTCAGCGGACAGCCCT AAACATCATTGACGTGTCGGCTGTCGATTCTCAAGGCATGGAACAGCATGAATACATGGACCGAGCCAGACAGTacag CACAAAGCTGGAAGTATTGAGCAGAACACTGTCACAGAAGAAACCCGTTCCTCTCCCATCGCTCACCAGCCAGCCACACCAGGTGCTTGCTGCTGACCTGGTGCCCTTCTCAGATGTACAACAG GTCTCGAAGATCGCTGCATACGCCTACAGCGCCATCTCACAAATCAAAGTAGATGCAAAAGAAGAGCTGGTTGTGCAGTTTGCGATACCATAA